A section of the Sphaerobacter thermophilus DSM 20745 genome encodes:
- a CDS encoding Hsp20/alpha crystallin family protein has product MVERWRPRAEIERMFEEMDRLLPMPFRWGRTLPRMFTMRHGVDLYETPDQLVIKALVPGATPDDIDISLDHQTLTIRARYGYTLPEDEAEAVTWHFQEIDSGQFTETVTLPVPVEPEQVTATLQDGILTVTLRKTAETRARRIPVRTTGADSDGASGA; this is encoded by the coding sequence ATGGTTGAGCGCTGGAGACCACGCGCTGAGATCGAGCGCATGTTCGAGGAGATGGATCGCCTGCTGCCCATGCCGTTCCGGTGGGGGCGCACGCTGCCGAGGATGTTCACCATGCGCCACGGCGTCGACCTCTACGAAACCCCCGACCAACTGGTCATCAAGGCGCTGGTGCCTGGCGCTACCCCGGACGACATCGATATCTCGCTCGACCACCAGACCCTCACGATCCGGGCGCGCTACGGCTACACGCTGCCGGAGGACGAGGCGGAAGCGGTCACCTGGCACTTCCAGGAGATCGACAGCGGCCAGTTCACCGAGACGGTGACCTTGCCGGTGCCGGTCGAGCCGGAGCAGGTCACGGCGACGCTGCAGGACGGGATCCTCACCGTCACCCTGCGGAAGACCGCCGAAACCCGCGCCCGCCGCATCCCGGTCCGCACGACCGGTGCAGACTCCGATGGCGCTTCAGGAGCGTAA
- a CDS encoding RES family NAD+ phosphorylase, protein MPRKPAPGPHPLPPPDLPSRELPIVTATGPWFRLHRACRDPLHFGRSAVFRFDDPEGNYGVLYVGEDPHCAFIETFGKGPNAAGVVTLAALAERELARVDASQPLRLVDLTGPGLARLGADGRLCSGDYVIAQVWARALWAHPSQPDGILYRSRHDPSRACAAIFDRAAPFLQATRLPGLADPANRSLLAAILDAYGFGLI, encoded by the coding sequence GTGCCGCGTAAGCCAGCGCCCGGTCCCCATCCGCTGCCACCGCCCGATCTCCCCAGCCGGGAGCTCCCGATCGTCACCGCCACTGGCCCCTGGTTTCGGCTCCACCGGGCCTGCCGCGACCCGCTCCATTTCGGACGATCCGCCGTGTTCCGCTTCGACGACCCGGAGGGTAATTATGGGGTGCTGTATGTGGGGGAGGACCCTCACTGCGCCTTCATCGAAACCTTCGGCAAGGGGCCGAACGCGGCGGGCGTGGTGACGCTCGCCGCGCTCGCCGAACGTGAACTTGCCCGGGTCGACGCGTCGCAGCCGTTACGGCTGGTTGACCTAACCGGTCCAGGTCTGGCGCGCCTCGGTGCCGATGGACGCCTCTGCTCCGGGGATTACGTGATTGCTCAGGTCTGGGCGCGAGCGCTCTGGGCCCATCCGTCACAACCGGACGGCATCCTCTATCGCTCGCGCCACGACCCGTCCCGAGCCTGCGCGGCCATCTTCGACCGAGCCGCGCCCTTCCTGCAGGCGACGCGCCTCCCGGGACTTGCGGACCCGGCTAACCGGTCACTGCTTGCCGCGATCCTTGACGCCTATGGCTTCGGCCTGATCTAG
- a CDS encoding arsinothricin resistance N-acetyltransferase ArsN1 family A, which translates to MTGKTRAAVIVRPAELRDAAAIAEIYNQGIRGRMATFETEERTAEERARWLAAHDKHHPVLVAVDPETDQVAGWISADHYRSRWCYRGVAEFSVYVHEDYRGRGVGAALMEAFLPACEQAGLWKLLSRIFPENKASRALCARFGFREVGIYEKHAQLDGVWKDVVIVERLLPGTIANPPVDW; encoded by the coding sequence ATGACGGGAAAGACAAGGGCGGCGGTGATCGTGCGTCCGGCTGAGTTGCGCGACGCAGCGGCCATCGCCGAGATCTACAACCAGGGCATCCGCGGCCGGATGGCGACCTTCGAGACGGAGGAACGCACTGCCGAAGAGCGCGCTCGCTGGCTTGCCGCGCACGACAAGCATCACCCGGTGCTCGTCGCCGTCGACCCGGAGACCGACCAGGTGGCCGGGTGGATCTCGGCCGATCACTACCGGTCGCGGTGGTGCTACCGGGGTGTTGCCGAGTTCTCGGTCTACGTCCATGAGGACTACCGGGGGCGCGGCGTCGGTGCGGCGCTAATGGAGGCGTTCCTCCCTGCGTGCGAGCAGGCGGGACTCTGGAAGCTGCTCTCACGCATCTTCCCGGAGAACAAGGCCAGCCGCGCACTCTGCGCCCGCTTCGGCTTCCGTGAGGTGGGCATCTACGAGAAGCACGCCCAACTCGACGGCGTCTGGAAGGACGTTGTCATCGTCGAGCGCCTGCTGCCGGGGACAATCGCCAACCCGCCGGTGGATTGGTAA
- a CDS encoding Nramp family divalent metal transporter: MNGCGEKPKDGEVVGERRVIPAAGREEQQGAPGRLGRIRRVLPFLGPAFVASVAYIDPGNFATNIQGGARFGYLLLWVILMSNLMAMLIQSLSAKLGIATGRNLAEVCRDHFPRPLVYGMWVVAEMVAMATDLAEFLGAAIGFNLLFHIPLLPAGILTGVVTFVILALERFGARPLEAVIAAFVGVIAVSYVIETALASPDWGTLGRHALVPQLEGEESLLLAVGILGATVMPHVIFLHSSLTQSRIRPKDVAQARRIYHFEILDVVIAMGLAGLVNMAMLIMAAATFHAEGLIEIASIEEAYRTLTPLLGPLASTVFAISLLAAGLSSSTVGTMAGQVIMQGFLNWHIPVWLRRAITMAPALVVIALGLDPTRTLVISQVILSFGIPFALIPLVLFTRDRRIMGDLVNQTWTTRVAWLVASVIVGLNVFLLVATFQGGIL; encoded by the coding sequence ATGAATGGATGCGGTGAGAAGCCCAAGGACGGCGAGGTGGTGGGAGAACGACGGGTGATCCCCGCGGCAGGGCGGGAGGAGCAGCAGGGCGCCCCCGGACGGCTGGGCCGGATCCGGCGGGTGCTCCCCTTCCTCGGGCCGGCGTTCGTGGCGAGCGTCGCCTATATCGATCCGGGCAACTTCGCCACCAACATCCAGGGCGGCGCCCGCTTCGGTTACCTCCTGCTCTGGGTCATCCTGATGAGCAACCTGATGGCCATGCTCATTCAGTCGCTCTCGGCGAAGCTGGGCATCGCCACCGGGCGCAACCTGGCCGAGGTCTGCCGCGATCACTTCCCCCGCCCGCTGGTGTACGGCATGTGGGTGGTCGCGGAGATGGTCGCGATGGCGACCGACCTGGCCGAGTTCCTGGGCGCGGCGATCGGGTTCAACCTGCTCTTCCACATCCCGCTCCTGCCGGCCGGCATCCTGACCGGCGTGGTCACCTTCGTGATCCTGGCGCTCGAACGCTTCGGCGCGCGGCCCCTGGAGGCCGTGATCGCCGCCTTCGTCGGCGTGATCGCCGTGAGCTATGTCATCGAGACCGCGTTGGCAAGCCCCGATTGGGGCACGCTGGGTCGACACGCCTTGGTGCCGCAGCTCGAGGGCGAAGAGAGCCTCCTCCTGGCAGTGGGCATCCTGGGCGCCACGGTCATGCCGCACGTCATCTTCCTCCACTCCTCACTCACCCAGAGCCGGATCCGGCCGAAGGACGTCGCCCAGGCGCGGCGCATCTACCACTTCGAGATCCTGGACGTGGTCATCGCGATGGGGCTCGCCGGCCTGGTGAACATGGCGATGTTGATCATGGCGGCCGCCACGTTCCACGCCGAGGGGCTGATCGAGATCGCCTCGATTGAAGAGGCCTATCGCACGCTGACACCGCTGCTCGGCCCGCTGGCGAGCACCGTCTTCGCCATCTCGCTGCTCGCCGCCGGGCTTTCCTCCTCGACCGTCGGCACCATGGCCGGGCAGGTCATCATGCAGGGCTTCCTGAACTGGCACATCCCGGTCTGGCTGCGCCGTGCCATCACCATGGCGCCGGCGCTGGTTGTCATCGCGCTCGGGCTCGACCCAACGCGAACGCTGGTCATCAGCCAGGTGATCCTCAGCTTCGGTATCCCCTTTGCGCTTATTCCGCTGGTACTCTTCACCCGCGACCGGAGGATTATGGGCGACCTCGTGAACCAAACCTGGACGACCCGGGTGGCCTGGCTGGTCGCTTCGGTGATCGTAGGCTTGAACGTGTTCCTGCTCGTCGCCACGTTCCAGGGAGGGATCCTGTGA
- a CDS encoding universal stress protein, whose protein sequence is MTKRLRHFLVPLDGSRLAEVVLPTAYDLAAACDARITLLHIIEHDAPATVHGEPHLDNVETADAYLAAVAHREQRTGVPTTTHVHTNPAHDVARAIGEHAEELGVDLIVLATHGRGGLRGLLFGRIAQQVLHHTATPVLLIRPVEGEAAPTLRRGPIVVPLDGTPAAEAALPLAQALAAATGTHLHLVRVVPTVQTLTTGRDPAATFTPIATAALLDLEETAARDYLAEVADRGTGGVPTTTEVRRGEVAAELAAAVTDSEAGLVVMATHGRAGISGHLAGSVATRLLSRLDRPLVLTGADGR, encoded by the coding sequence GTGACCAAGCGGCTCCGACACTTCCTGGTGCCGCTCGACGGCTCGCGGCTGGCCGAGGTCGTCCTGCCGACGGCCTACGACCTCGCCGCCGCCTGCGACGCCCGGATCACGCTCCTCCACATCATCGAGCATGACGCGCCAGCCACGGTTCACGGGGAACCGCACCTGGACAACGTCGAGACGGCCGACGCCTACCTGGCGGCCGTCGCCCACCGAGAGCAGAGAACCGGCGTCCCGACGACCACGCATGTCCACACCAACCCGGCGCACGATGTCGCCCGCGCTATCGGGGAGCACGCCGAGGAACTGGGCGTCGACCTGATCGTGCTGGCGACCCACGGCCGGGGCGGGCTGCGCGGTCTCCTCTTCGGGCGGATCGCGCAGCAGGTCCTGCACCACACGGCCACACCGGTCCTGCTGATCCGGCCGGTCGAGGGGGAAGCCGCGCCCACCCTGCGCCGTGGCCCCATCGTCGTCCCGCTCGACGGCACACCGGCGGCTGAGGCGGCCCTACCCCTCGCGCAGGCGCTGGCTGCCGCGACCGGCACCCATCTCCACCTGGTGCGCGTCGTCCCGACGGTCCAGACACTCACCACGGGGCGCGACCCGGCAGCGACGTTCACGCCGATCGCCACGGCGGCCCTGCTCGATCTGGAGGAGACGGCCGCGCGCGACTACCTGGCGGAGGTCGCGGACCGCGGCACGGGCGGGGTCCCGACGACGACCGAGGTGCGACGCGGCGAGGTGGCGGCCGAACTTGCGGCGGCCGTGACCGACAGTGAGGCCGGCCTCGTGGTCATGGCCACGCACGGCCGCGCCGGGATTTCCGGCCACCTGGCCGGCAGCGTGGCCACGCGCCTGCTCTCCCGGCTCGACCGGCCACTGGTCTTGACGGGAGCGGACGGGCGCTAG
- a CDS encoding TIGR03668 family PPOX class F420-dependent oxidoreductase, whose translation MTVARASVRERAFIDRQRVGHLATVDARGAPSVVPVCYAYDGEYFYTPIDEKPKRRDRPLRRVRNVEATGRAALIIDRYDEDWSRLGWVHARGRAWILPPGAEGHATAVALLRERYAQYRAMALEAAPIIALAPDRLTSWGALDE comes from the coding sequence GTGACGGTGGCACGGGCGAGCGTGCGGGAGCGCGCCTTCATCGATCGGCAGCGAGTCGGCCATCTGGCGACGGTGGACGCGCGGGGCGCGCCGTCGGTTGTGCCCGTCTGCTACGCCTACGACGGGGAGTACTTCTACACGCCGATCGACGAGAAGCCGAAACGGCGTGACCGACCGCTCCGCCGGGTCCGGAATGTGGAGGCCACTGGCCGCGCCGCGCTGATCATTGACCGCTACGACGAGGACTGGTCCCGCCTGGGCTGGGTGCACGCGCGCGGACGCGCCTGGATACTCCCGCCGGGCGCGGAGGGACACGCGACCGCGGTCGCCCTGCTGCGTGAGCGCTACGCGCAGTACCGCGCCATGGCGCTGGAGGCGGCACCCATCATCGCCCTTGCCCCTGACCGGCTCACGAGCTGGGGCGCGCTGGACGAGTGA
- a CDS encoding ArsR/SmtB family transcription factor, giving the protein MKPIELPSKTDERLVAMLRAVANPVRYRILQILADRGECQCGPLGADLPIAQSTLSQHLKVLREAGLIKGTVSGPAVCYCRDEEAIDWLKRAIQSL; this is encoded by the coding sequence GTGAAGCCGATTGAGCTGCCATCGAAGACGGATGAACGCCTTGTCGCCATGCTGCGGGCCGTAGCCAACCCGGTGCGATATCGTATCTTGCAGATCCTGGCCGACCGCGGCGAGTGCCAGTGCGGCCCGCTCGGCGCGGATCTCCCGATTGCCCAATCTACGCTGTCGCAGCACCTGAAAGTCCTGCGCGAGGCCGGCCTGATCAAGGGGACGGTTTCCGGGCCAGCCGTGTGCTACTGCCGCGACGAAGAAGCCATCGACTGGCTCAAGCGCGCAATCCAGTCGCTCTGA
- a CDS encoding TIGR02587 family membrane protein, translating to MSSEPVEQAREHGWIDEAASFGRAFAGAYLFGIPLLFTMEMWWIGTYADLWKLIVFLALTFLANVVLTYLAGFKPRRETSLIASIDESVDTLAVGVVASVIVLLVLNRIAPGDPLDSILGKVIIQAIPLSIGASLANAVFDRHEGRTGEQPSAAESHPWRDALNDLGATIIGGVFIGFSIAPTDEIQLLAASLDIYHEVALVALTLVIGYIIVFTSGFDPESAGPRPTGPFQHPITETVVSYVVSLSVAFWALYLLDRVDFGDPFPSILSQVLVLGLPTMVGGAAGRLAV from the coding sequence ATGAGCAGTGAGCCGGTCGAGCAGGCGCGGGAGCATGGGTGGATAGACGAGGCGGCGTCCTTCGGCCGCGCCTTCGCCGGTGCCTACCTCTTCGGCATCCCGCTGCTGTTCACGATGGAGATGTGGTGGATCGGCACGTATGCCGATCTCTGGAAGCTCATCGTCTTCCTGGCACTCACCTTCCTCGCGAACGTGGTCCTGACCTACCTGGCGGGGTTCAAGCCCAGGCGCGAGACGAGTCTGATCGCGTCGATCGATGAGTCGGTCGACACCCTCGCCGTCGGGGTAGTGGCATCAGTCATCGTCCTGCTCGTGCTCAACCGGATCGCTCCGGGCGACCCGCTGGACAGTATCCTCGGCAAGGTCATCATCCAGGCTATCCCCTTGAGCATCGGCGCTTCGCTCGCCAACGCCGTGTTCGACCGGCACGAGGGTCGCACCGGTGAGCAGCCGTCTGCAGCGGAGTCGCATCCCTGGCGAGATGCGCTCAACGACCTCGGGGCAACGATCATCGGCGGGGTCTTCATCGGTTTCTCCATCGCGCCGACGGACGAGATCCAGCTCCTCGCGGCGAGCCTGGACATCTACCACGAGGTCGCGCTGGTGGCACTGACACTGGTCATCGGCTACATCATCGTCTTCACCAGCGGCTTCGACCCCGAGTCCGCAGGGCCGCGGCCGACTGGCCCGTTCCAGCACCCCATCACAGAGACCGTTGTCTCATACGTCGTCTCGCTGTCGGTGGCGTTCTGGGCGCTCTATCTCCTGGACCGCGTTGATTTTGGGGACCCATTCCCCAGCATCCTGTCACAGGTGCTGGTGCTGGGCCTGCCGACGATGGTCGGCGGCGCAGCCGGGAGGCTCGCGGTATGA
- a CDS encoding TIGR02588 family protein, with the protein MRVTEQREDTEHQQKEPGPARTTVEWITLGISVLIVAAVIGLIIYAYVTQGSTPPIIDASAPVDRVRQVQDRYYLPVEVRNSGGQTAKDVRVAISLTTPDGKTETAEVLIDFLAGEETAHATAVFTRDPRQGTVAVGVISYLAP; encoded by the coding sequence ATGAGGGTCACGGAGCAGCGCGAGGACACTGAGCACCAGCAGAAGGAGCCGGGTCCGGCCCGGACGACGGTCGAGTGGATTACCCTCGGGATCAGCGTGCTGATCGTCGCCGCCGTAATCGGGCTCATCATCTACGCCTACGTCACCCAGGGTTCGACGCCCCCGATCATCGATGCGAGCGCGCCGGTGGACCGGGTCCGGCAGGTGCAGGACCGCTACTACCTGCCGGTCGAAGTGCGGAACAGTGGCGGACAGACGGCCAAAGACGTGCGCGTCGCGATCTCGCTGACCACCCCCGACGGCAAGACCGAGACCGCGGAGGTGCTGATCGACTTCCTCGCCGGGGAAGAGACAGCGCACGCCACCGCGGTGTTCACACGCGACCCACGCCAGGGCACGGTTGCGGTGGGAGTCATCAGCTACCTCGCGCCATGA
- a CDS encoding aminotransferase class I/II-fold pyridoxal phosphate-dependent enzyme, with product MSSLSPLSPRTRAILDILGPFLSSIRDSTYARRQHEPGILDFMLGDPHEPPLPGITEAIQRWSVPQDNHWFAYKLSEPQAQAAVAAALRQRRGIPFAAEDILMTTGAFGALANSLLALAGEDDEVVFISPPWFFYEAMIAAAGATPVRVAVQPGTFDLDLEAISAAITPQTRVVLVNSPHNPTGKIYPPETLERLAKLLREASERHGRPIYLISDESYSRIVYDGRTYHSPAAYYPYTVLIYTLGKTLLAPSQRLGYIALPPDMPEREQVHLAIMMRQVVGGYGFPNAVMQYAVGDLEELSIDIDHLQRKRDRVVAALREMGYEVHTPEGTFYLLPRSPWADDLAFTELLATHGIFVLPGASIEVPGYFRVSLTASDDMIDRALPGLAAAIAHARTHAPAAAGG from the coding sequence ATGTCGTCCCTCTCCCCGTTGTCCCCGCGTACGCGCGCGATCCTCGATATCCTGGGACCGTTTCTCAGTTCGATCAGGGATTCGACGTACGCCCGCCGACAGCACGAGCCGGGGATCCTCGACTTCATGCTTGGTGATCCCCACGAGCCGCCGCTGCCGGGCATCACCGAGGCGATCCAGCGCTGGAGCGTCCCGCAGGACAACCACTGGTTCGCCTACAAGCTAAGCGAGCCGCAGGCCCAGGCGGCGGTCGCGGCGGCCCTCCGCCAGCGCCGGGGCATCCCGTTCGCCGCCGAGGACATCCTGATGACCACGGGCGCGTTCGGCGCGCTGGCCAACTCGCTCCTGGCGCTGGCCGGCGAGGACGACGAGGTGGTTTTCATCTCCCCGCCCTGGTTCTTCTACGAGGCGATGATCGCGGCCGCGGGCGCCACGCCGGTGCGGGTTGCGGTGCAGCCCGGCACCTTCGATCTCGACCTGGAGGCCATCAGCGCCGCCATCACGCCGCAGACCCGGGTGGTGCTTGTCAACTCACCGCACAACCCCACCGGCAAGATCTACCCACCCGAGACGCTGGAGCGGCTGGCGAAGCTGCTCCGCGAGGCATCCGAACGGCACGGCCGGCCGATCTACCTGATTTCGGACGAGTCATACAGCCGCATCGTCTACGACGGGCGGACCTACCACAGCCCCGCGGCGTACTACCCGTACACCGTCCTGATCTACACCCTCGGCAAGACGCTGCTGGCCCCCAGCCAGCGACTGGGCTACATTGCCCTCCCGCCGGACATGCCGGAGCGGGAGCAGGTGCATCTGGCGATCATGATGCGCCAGGTCGTGGGTGGCTACGGCTTCCCGAACGCGGTGATGCAGTACGCCGTTGGGGATCTGGAGGAGCTCTCGATCGACATCGACCACCTGCAGCGCAAGCGGGACCGCGTGGTGGCGGCGCTGCGGGAGATGGGCTACGAGGTCCACACGCCGGAGGGCACGTTCTACCTGCTGCCCCGCTCGCCCTGGGCGGACGACCTGGCCTTCACCGAGCTGCTCGCCACCCACGGCATCTTCGTGCTGCCGGGGGCGAGCATCGAGGTGCCGGGCTACTTCCGCGTCTCGCTCACTGCGAGCGACGACATGATCGACCGGGCACTGCCGGGATTAGCCGCCGCGATCGCCCACGCCCGGACCCACGCGCCCGCGGCGGCCGGCGGCTGA